The genomic interval TGGTGCGGACGCGCGGGTCGAGCGCGGCGTGGAGGACGTCGGCCAGGAAGCCCGAGAGCAGCACCATCACGGCGGCGAACACATTGACCGCGACGACGGAGTTGATGTCGCTCTTGCCGATGGAGTCGATGAACCAGGAGCCCATGCCGTGCCAGCCGAAGATCTTCTCGGTGAACGCGGCGCCGGTGAACAGCGCCAGGAATCCGTAGGCGAAGAAGGTGGACATGGGCACGAGCGCGGTCCGCAGCCCATGGGTGAGGACGGCCCTGCGGTAGGTGAGGCCCTTGGCCCGCGCGGTGCGCAGGAAGTCGGAGCCGAGCACGTCGAGCATGGTGCCGCGCTGGTAGCGGCTGTACGCGGCGGCGGTGCCCAGCCCGATGGACAGGGTGGGCAGCAGCAGGTGGACGGCGCGGTCGCCGAGCAACGTGCCTACGGAACCGGTGAGTCCGGGGGTCTTCTCGCCGGTGAAGGAGATGATCTCGGTGCCCGCGCTCTGGTTCACCTTCATCGCGCCGACCTTGAGGAGCACGGCGAGCAGGAAGGTCGGCGTGGAGAGGAGCAGGAACGCGAAGACGGTGACCGCCCGGTCGGAGAATCGATACTGCCGGAGCGCTCCCCAGGCGCCGGCCAGGATCCCGACGACCGTGCCGAGCACCGTGCCCGCCACCAGCAGCCGCAGGCTGACGCCGATCCGGCGGCCGAACTCCTCACCCACGCTCCCGCTGTCGATGGTGCGGCCGAAGTCGCCGCGCGCGGCGTGCGAGAGCCAGGTGGCGAAGCGGTCGAGCAGCGGGGTGTGGTCGTTGATCCCGAGCGCGGTCAGCTGCGCCTCCACCGAGTCGGCGGGCGGCGGGGGTTGGCGGCCCTCGAAGTAGCCGCGCGGGGACAGCGCGAGCGACGAGAGCACGTAGGACACGAAGACGGCCACGGCCAGGAGCACGGCGTAGTACCCGAGCCGTTTGGTCAGATAGGCGAGCACGGTGGGTGACGCTATCCGCTGGATGAAGCGGACTGGTTTCTTCATGTTTCATAGATGTTTCAGGCGTGATAAATGCTTCGAACGCCCATTCAACTGACCTGTTGTGACTGGTGTTACGTGCATACGGTGACCGGGCCGTACGTACGCCAGTCGAGAGGAACTCCGCCCATGATCAGCGCCGTCAGAGCCGCTGCCGTCGTCGCCGCGACCGTCTCCGCCGCGCTGGTACTCACCGCCTGCGGCGGCGGAGGGAGCGGCTCCGCCGACGACGACGCGCAGGGCAAGGCCGCACCGGCGGCGGGCACCCAGGACCTCAACCCGCACCCGGCCGGCGACCTCAAGCAGGGCGGCGTGTACAAGGTGTCGATCCAGCAGTGGATCAACCAGTACAACCCCAACCAGACGGACGGCACACAGGGCGACGCCTCCGCCATCACGGAGCTGGTGGAGCCGGACCTGTTCACCTTCGACGCCAAGGGCGTCCCGCACTCCAACCCGGACTTCCTCGCCTCCGCGAAGGTCGTCTCCACCGACCCGCAGGTCGTGTCGTACGAGCTGAACCCGAAGGCCAAGTGGTCGGACGGCAAGCCGCTGGGCGTCGCCGACTTCGAGGCCCAGTGGAAGGCCCTCAGCGGCAAGGACAAGGGCTACCAGGTCGCGACCACCAGCGGCTACGACCAGATAGCCAAGGTCGAGCAGGGCAAGGACGAGCACGAGGTCCGGGTCACCTTCGCCACCCCGTTCGCCGACTGGCAGCGGCTCTTCGACCCGCTGCTCCCGGCGTCCCTCAACGCCACCCCGGACAGCTTCAACAAGAGCTGGGCCGGGACCGTCCCCGTGACGTCGAACGCCTGGAAGGTCGGGCAGTACGACAAGACCGCGAAGACGATCACCCTGGTGCCGGACCCGGCCTGGTGGGGCGAGAAGCCGAAGCTGGACAAGTACATCTTCTGGGCCATGGACAGCACGGCCCGGACCGACGCGTACCTCAACAAGGAGATCCACGAGACCCCCGCGGTCACCCCCGAGGCGTACAAGCGGCTGAAGGAGGACAAGGACACCGACTTCCGCGTCGGCGCCCGCTGGGACCAGGTGACGCTCAGCCTCAACGGCGGGCGGGGTCCGCTCCAGGACGTCAGGGTCCGGCAGGCGGTGACGCTGGGCGTGGACCGCGAGGCGCTGGTGAAGGTGGCCGGAAAGGACCTCCCCTTCCAGCCCAAGGTGGTGAACAACCACTTCTTCATGCCCAACCAGGAGGGCTACCGGGACAACGCGGGGGCCTTCGCCAAGCGCGACGTCGCCCGGGCGAAGAAGCTGCTGGACGAGGCGGGCTGGAAGGACGAGGGCGCGGGCAAGCCGCGCACCAAGGACGGCAAGCCGCTGACCCTGGAGTACGTGATGCCCTCCGACGCCGCCGGGCTCGCGGAGGACCAGGCCAAGCTCACCCAGCAGATGCTCGGCGAGATCGGCGTCAAGACCGAGCTGCGCAAGGTGCCGGGCGACGACTACTTCGACCGGTACGTCCACCGGAGCAACTACGACCTCACCCAGTTCCGCCAGGTCGACCGCGTCTACCGCTCCGACTCCTACCAGGACTACCGGCAGCCGGACGGCGACAACTCCTTCGGCAACTACGGCCGCGTCTCCTCGCCCGAGGTCGACAAGCTGATGGTGGAGGCGTCCCGGACCACGGACCCGCAGAAGCAGATCGCGCTCTACAA from Streptomyces albireticuli carries:
- a CDS encoding ABC transporter permease, coding for MLAYLTKRLGYYAVLLAVAVFVSYVLSSLALSPRGYFEGRQPPPPADSVEAQLTALGINDHTPLLDRFATWLSHAARGDFGRTIDSGSVGEEFGRRIGVSLRLLVAGTVLGTVVGILAGAWGALRQYRFSDRAVTVFAFLLLSTPTFLLAVLLKVGAMKVNQSAGTEIISFTGEKTPGLTGSVGTLLGDRAVHLLLPTLSIGLGTAAAYSRYQRGTMLDVLGSDFLRTARAKGLTYRRAVLTHGLRTALVPMSTFFAYGFLALFTGAAFTEKIFGWHGMGSWFIDSIGKSDINSVVAVNVFAAVMVLLSGFLADVLHAALDPRVRTS
- a CDS encoding ABC transporter family substrate-binding protein, whose translation is MISAVRAAAVVAATVSAALVLTACGGGGSGSADDDAQGKAAPAAGTQDLNPHPAGDLKQGGVYKVSIQQWINQYNPNQTDGTQGDASAITELVEPDLFTFDAKGVPHSNPDFLASAKVVSTDPQVVSYELNPKAKWSDGKPLGVADFEAQWKALSGKDKGYQVATTSGYDQIAKVEQGKDEHEVRVTFATPFADWQRLFDPLLPASLNATPDSFNKSWAGTVPVTSNAWKVGQYDKTAKTITLVPDPAWWGEKPKLDKYIFWAMDSTARTDAYLNKEIHETPAVTPEAYKRLKEDKDTDFRVGARWDQVTLSLNGGRGPLQDVRVRQAVTLGVDREALVKVAGKDLPFQPKVVNNHFFMPNQEGYRDNAGAFAKRDVARAKKLLDEAGWKDEGAGKPRTKDGKPLTLEYVMPSDAAGLAEDQAKLTQQMLGEIGVKTELRKVPGDDYFDRYVHRSNYDLTQFRQVDRVYRSDSYQDYRQPDGDNSFGNYGRVSSPEVDKLMVEASRTTDPQKQIALYNEADAKVWELGHSLPLYQRPQILAVRKGLANTGAPGLGSETSVRIGWLK